The sequence aatccactaatgttttcattatgcctcttttctgtcgggggtggtggttggagtttttgtgtaagtatcgatcagtgtgagttggtttcctgtagaccttgtgacctaactgaaagtttgctttgcggatgacccaagGAGGGTCTAGCATTCCTGGAGGCAGTTGCCACATCTGGTTGCCTGTTCATCAAGGGTGGAGTGTGACAGGTTTGTCTGAACTGGCTGAAACCGAGGCTTGCATGACGAAAGAGCTGAACTACAGGCGCCACACTGACAagagactctgtgtgtgtgtgcaatgttGCCTTTAGATCAGGGCCCTGCTCTGATGCTTCTCAAAGTGCCTCTGTTCTCCACCCCTTTCTAAAGCGGTATGGTGGAGAACATTCAAGAAGCCCCTGAACATAACCTCCCTTGCTGGTAACCCACTCCTGTCTAGACGTGCGCatatgcgagagagagagagagagagagagagagagagagagagagagagagagagagagagagagagagagagcgagtataGGACTCAAGGCAGCCGCTCCTAACACTTGTTTGCCATCCTTGGTGTGAACACAGCCTTTGCTTCCTCCTCCAGGATGGAAGAACAAGACCTGGAACGGCGATTCGAACTCCTCAGCCGTGAACTGAGAGCAATGATGGCCATTGAAGGTgagtcattggccctgggaagggagaggaagggaCAGGGAAGCTGCAGCCTTGGCTGTAGgttgcccacctcacagggttgttagaaggatgaaatggaggatgggagaatgaggtaagccgctttgggtccctactggagGGTGAAAGACACagtatacatgaaataaataagaaTGCCTCTGGATTCAGACTGTTGGGTGACTCCAGCCTTCCCTCTGTACCTGGACATGCTGCCATCTCTGAGGCATCCCAAGAGTCTTCCTGGACTGGGGAAAGGTCAGCAGAGTCGGCCACAGAAGGGTGCAGAGCAGCATAAGGGATGGGACGGATGAACTGTAAAGCCCGTGATTAACGAGGGTCTGCctctccccaccctccccagactggCTCAAAACAGAAGCTCAACAGCAGCGTGAACAGCTcctcctggaagagttggtgtcCCTGGTGAACCAGAGGGATGAACTGGTGAGAGACCTGGACATCAAAGAAAGGATGTGAGTAGCCTTTACTTGGTAGGAGTTGCCAAGGCAAAGATATAAGCACCAGGGAGAGAAAGCATCCCAAGAGAGCAGGAATCAAAATGCAGAAGTTTAGAGGCCCTTAGACTGGATGTCCTCAACACAGGGATTCCATGGACTGTtgaagaggggctgtggctgagtggtacatcatttgcttggcatgtagaaggtctcaggttcaatgaCATCTTAGTTAAAGTGGTATATAtaagggcactaatctgtcttgagGAGTGGTATATATGTGCAGTTGTTATTAAAGTAGCTTCAGGTCATTCTGCCAGCAACCAGAAGATCTCTTGTTCAGACTTCCTGCAGAGATGTTCCTGCGATTGGGAGCAGGGCAGTAAGGAAGACGttagtgcctctgagcatgtgtggGCTGCTTTTCCCTTCGTAACCACAGCTTACCTCCGGaatgggcaggggcagggctttCAAATCTGAGAGAAAACGATTCCAGCAAGGCGTGAATGGTACCTTGCATTGTAGAAATTAATTTCTGGGTGTGGAATGGTGCTTAGTGCTTAGGGGACACACACAAAGCATGAGAAAAGTGTGCATATAGATGGAAATCTTAGAGGATAATTAAATTTGTGCCTCTGTCCATTGGGCACAATATATTAACATATGGGCATATGTTAACAAAGGGTTAACATCTCTCtattatctccccccaccccccaaaccccttcctttctcccaccCTACTTTGGACCTCTCAGTGCTCTGGAAGAAGATGCCAGACTAGAACGGGGACTGCAACAGAGACGGCGCAAGCTCAGTCGCAAGGAGAAATGCCGCGTCAGCTGAGGCTGGCAAACTAAGTTGCCACTCTTCCACCACCCCACCCCGCACCATATACGTCAGTGAGGGGGGAGTTAGCAAATGAAAGCTCTTCTTGCTCCCTAAAGACAGCCCCTGACCCAATCCCCACCAGTCTTCACAGGGGCACCCTTCTGCCTTGACACAGTATTGCGTCCTGCCTGTGCCAATCATTACTCACAGTCCTTTGGGGCCTTAAGCTGCTTGTCGCTTGACATAAGTTATGCCAaagaggattgggggggggtgcagtccTGAGCTGCTTTCTTTCTCTTACCCCATTTCCAAGACTTAGACAATATTTCGGATGGCATTTTTTAGGGCAGTGCCCATGAATCTACTCTCCGGAGAGAGCAGAAACCAGCCttttaaatctctctctccaAACTTAGAACCTATTTATTCGTGTGCGTGCTTGTCTGCGTGTGAGCTCCCACTCTGGTTTCAATGGCtgcctcctcccctttccttcccgACCAAGGAtgctggtggtttttttttttacaaagcttTCTTGGGGCTCTGTATTTTATTTGTTGTTCTTATGGATGGTACAAAAGTCACAAAGTGCCTTCGACTCTCTGACAGTGATATTTGATCATGCAAAATTTCAATTCCCAGTTTTGCACCAAccttcccttcccccaccacCCCGCCTCAAGCCCCCAGTTCAGTCTGTTTCAGGTTATTTGCACTAAATTTGTACCAGGGTTTGAAATAAACATATCAAAAGACACGAGACTTGAGAAATTAGTTTATGGCAATGCATTTATCCAAAGTCCTCTTTGtatgttttacacacacacacacacacacacacacacacacacattttaaaaaacagcctgtCACTAGTGAGATCCTTCAGGGCTGCTGGTCATGCCACTGTTACAGGAGCCTGCAACCTGTGGTTCCTGCACCAAATGTGGCTCAGTACAGAACTAAATATGactcttaaaaaagaaaattttaagtTAAAATATATTGGAgggtaggtgggatgctagaataaccagcaTGTGAAGAAATGGCaggcaagttttttttaaaaaaatggggctaaAGGGctttgtgccctgacctggatagcccaggtgagcctgatcttgacagatctcagaagctaagcagggtcggccttggttagtaattggatgggaggcctccggtgaagaccagggttgcagaggcagagaatggcaaaccacctctgttagtctcttgccatgaaaaccccaccaggggtcactataagtcagctatgacatgagggcactctctaccactaaAGGGCTTTGTAGAGATGCCTTATGGAAAGGGAAATGGTAGAAGTGAACAGTTGCCAGGAATCCACATGAAAACCATGCAGATTTCTGCCACTGCACTAAAGCAATTTGGCACGGTTCTCCTACCCCATTTATGACCCACTGTGAGACCACTCCTGAGCCACTTCTTAATAAAGGACTTGCAACAATCATCATTTGGGCTTCAGAAATTTTATGGTTTATTAACCCACATCAGTGATCAGTCATGGTAAGTTGTTTATTTTCAATTGTCTACATGGATTTTCTTATGCTGGGTCTTTGTCGCTCTCTGAATTTTGATGTGCGTTGGCTCTCACAAAAGGTGGTTGACCCCTGCACTGTTATGTCATGTTTCAGAATATTGCAGCAACTCAAGGAGATGTCAGCAATAGGATGCTGACAAACAGTGTTGCTTCTGTGAGGGAAGAGAAAGTTCAGCTTGAATGGAaaaggaaatgtgtgtgtgtggatgcacATGTGTATGCATGCATTCAAAAAAGGACATCTAGGCTGTGCAAATAATACAAATGATTCGGGACATATTATTAATATTGCCCCCAATGGATCAGGAATCTCACTGGCTTCTCAGGATAGTCCTCCAATCGggtgtcatttcgtagaaaaagagctggaggaacttattagcataactcattagcatatgccatgccctttgacatcaccagaaatgtgtcattagcataagtgatttgcatatgacacaccccctgacatcacctatcctggctgctttggaaccaatcctggccattcagggctgaaattgggcccaaaatggcaaaaggggctgaaaatggctgaaaaggggcccaaaatggtcaggattgggccactgctgaacaggagagtaatctaccacccatcagcttgatccgggccgtttcagccccaatccaggacaaaacagaccccaaatggctgagagtcaggtgggaggggccacctgacacgtgacctttggggaactgccggaactgtgttccagcgtgttccccctcgaaatgagccctgcctccaATACAGGAGACTTTTTTACCCCTAAGTGGCTATAAAGTCATCCAGACTCTATGCTGTAATTCTTTTTAAGAGCAGATTTGATGTCTGTATGCCTGTCAGCAGGGCAGCAAAGACAGACCACTCACCAACTTGCTGTCTGTATATTTGGGGAGCTCCCCAGGTAAGTAGGAAAAAACTAGTTTGTAAATTACCCCAAGAAATGGCTTGATAAGGACCGAGCATGCTCACTGCCCTCCACAGGACACGGAAAAAAGGAAAATGGGAGATTTGGCCTGTCCTGGCCCTTAACAGTTTATAACATTCTGGAGCAAGTGCAAGGTAcatcccccgccccgcccccagcccTCTTCTACACATCTTTTTACTCACACTGCAAAGTTCAGTCCCTAGTATATCTAGCGCAAGAGGATATCGGAAACAAAATCAAGTCCCATAGTACTTAAAGACCAATAACGTTTTCCAGGgtagttttaggtgagtagccgtgtttgtctgtagtagaagagcaagaattgggtccagtagcaccttagagaccaactaggtttccagggtgtgagctttcaagaatcagagctcccttcgtcaaacGTGGAGCAGAAAAAGTGAGGAGTCTTTAAAATCCAGGTACAGGGTGGGAGGCATATTGCAAATTAGATAGGTAGCTAGCTATAATAAATGTTGTAATTAAGTTGATAGAACAGAGGTGTGAAGTgcataaaattagcatctgtagtgtgagaaaaatcctatgtcccaattcagCCCTGGGATCCCCAGGGTTCACGTTGCTAAAGCATTGGGATGTTCAGATATGTGACACAGTTGGGAAAAAATATGGATCTGTTGTGTCTCAGTGTCAAGTGTGTCTGAAGCAAGGGAGTGTACATTTTTGGAGCGTCCAAAATtctgccagcagctgagccagcaacCACCCCAAGATTCTTGGAGGCCCAAGTCAGAGCTGAACAACTCTCCTGTGCAGCACTCAACTAGAATAGTTGTTTTCATTTGCTAAGATATGGCAAGGGGCAACAGGGACATCTGCTGGCCCAAACTAGGTATCTGGCGCCAAGCTTCCTCTCGGGCTCtggaataaatttttttaaaaaactgccaggGGTTAGCCTGGAAATGTGAAGTATCCTACTTTGGTACTGAGCATGGGCAAAGAGCATCTTGCCTACCATGGAAGAACAAGCTCTCCACGCATCTCACTATACAGAGTTGGGTTTTGCAATCAGAGCAGGATCcaacggctttttttctggaattaTGTCAAGTTGTCCCACCGCTTCCCCATCAATTTTCCCTGCCCACATGGCTGCTTTGTGTCTCCACAGCCAAAAGTTTTTTTCCCTGGGAGAGGGGAATCCAGGAACCGCCTACTGAAAGGGAGTGAGGCTGCCGTTGGCGTTGGGGAGGTTGCTCGCCTCTGCGGAGGAATCGTCAAGTGGTTTCTTTTTCCATGGGCATGTCTGGGGGAGGTGCCCCAGACACAGTGTCCAAAGCAAACTGGTCCCTGCCCAGAATTTCCACCTGGTCATCATCCTCCCCGGGAGTGTCACGGGCAGGGGCGAAGAAGCGGATGAAAGCACGGACTTCCCGCAGCTTGTATGCGGTCTCAAGAGTCAGGATCATGGCCAGCAGACCCACAAGTAGATAGCCTGGAGAGAGGGCGGGAAAGAGAAGACAGTGAGGAAGGAACAGCTTCTCATCTCCTCCACCAGAGCAGGAAATATGGAGCACAAGTTACCACTGTGACGTTCTCGTGATATTGTTAATGTGGTATAGTCATAGCATCCCCTGAGCACGTACCTGGAAGCCAAGCTACCAGTCCTCCTTGTTACAGATCTCCATTATTTTCAGCCTTGCTTTTATTTATTGCTTCCTTTTGCACAAGCCCATAAACCATTTTTCCTCCCGTCTGCACTTTGTTCTCTCCCCACCTCCCTGCCTCCAAACTTCTCTGTGTGGGTAGCTCTGTCCAAGCCAGTCTTCCCACCTGTCATCTAGCCCCATCCTTACTACTCTTTGCTGCAGCTTCCTTGGCTGTTCTTCCCATTTCTGTCTTGCCCGCGCTCATGCAGACAGATTACTAGATTCCTGGAGCTGAGAAAACACGGCATCTTTGTTCTGTAGAACACACAGCACACCTGTTAAGTTTATTTCAAACGGCGCTCTGCAATCCTTATTTTCATTCCTGTGCCAGTGAGGTCAGGACCTCCGTTTTATCCGCTAGGGAAACCAAGGTATGTGACTTAAGCAGGCTTTGAACCCAAGAGGTCCAGGCACTAGTTTAATTACTAACACAAGAGAGGCTGGCCTTACACTTAACCATTTAGCCCCATCCTGTCTGTTTTTGCTTCCTTATCCCAGCTGAAAGGCtttaatcattttgtagagaAGTGGATAATGCGCTGTACACACAAAAGTGTGGTTGtagtttcagactagaatctgggagatccgggTTCAAATATTCACTGTTCcatgatgcttgctgggtgatcttcggCCCGGCCACTCACCCTAAACTGGTGGTCAAGCCATAGCTATGGCAactcctagtggggttttcaaggcaagagactaacaggggtggtttgccgtgGCCTGCCTCTGCGCAGAGACCCCAGGCctgccttggaggtctcccatccaattactaactaaggctgaccctgtttaacttctgggatctgatgagatcaggctcacctgggctatccaggtcagggtcaccCTAAacaacctcacaggattgtcacAAAGGTAAGCTGGAGGAGCAAAAACGGATGTctgagctccttggggcaggataaaaagtattaaataaaataaatattctgcTTTTTAAGACACAACTCTGAATGTTTCAAAGAGGAGCCCTGACATTCGAAGCAGGCTCTTGTCGCTAAGCCCTTATCATACCTTTAAAAAGAGTGAATGAGTCCAGAGCCAAGTCCTCTGTCCAGTTCATCTCCTTGCATCTACAGCTTTCGTTTAATGTTATCCAGGCTTTGTTTTCTCAAAGAGTTTGCCCCCCTTTCTACTGCACCTTTAACAGCCATATGATAGGCAGAAGGTCAACAGGTTACTcccacccctacacacacacacacacagcagctcCATCTGAGAAAAGATGCAGCTGCCAGATTTCTTATGCAGCTGTTACAAACTTAAAGAGACTTGCCTGAAAAACTGGAGCTCACATCCCAAACCTAGTGGTAAAACACTCCTCACCCCCCTCACCATAGACATACTGACTTGCCCAATAATAGAAAAGATcaacaaaagctcatatccttctacaaattttgttaggcttataggtactactgaactcttggtcttttctactgttacagactaacacagctacccatcttgatcttgccCAATAATGTTTGGGGGGCAGTGCCCCCGGCGGCGGCTTACAGGTGATGCTGAGCTCATACAGCTCATGCAGAGGTGGCTGGGAACTTCCCTTGGGTACGTAGTCCCCTAGGCCAATGGTGCTGAGTGAGATAAAGCAGAAATAAACAGATTCCAGGAAGTTCCAGTTGTCCTCCAGAGCCCAGAAAcagacagctgggatcaggatgaAGAGTCCGAGGGTGGCCAGTCCAAGCCCTGCGGCATGTGCCAGGGCAACATGGGGCAACGAGAAACCCCAGCGCGTGTGGATGTACAGAACGGGCCGATAGCTCACAAAGGGCAGCAGGTGCTGGAGCAGACAAGCCAGAAGCAGCAACGTCATTGGGATCCCCAGAAGTGAGTACAAGATGCAGAATATTTTGCCCCCATCTGAGAGAGGCACCGTGTGGCCGTAACCTGCAGGGAAGAGAAATGGAGCCGTAAGCCGCTATCCAAAGTCTGCACAGTCACCTTTGGACCCATggacaaagaaaggaagaagcAAATTAAGTAATTCTTTGGATCAAGTCATGTCTAAAACTCAGGATGCAAGCTTTCGAATTACACAGGGTTCTCCCTCAAAGTGGATGTTCTAAATGATTTGGTGTTTATAGTAATGTGGTAGCTGTTGCAGGTGCAGGGATCTTGTCAATTTCATTCAGAAGAAGGAACCAGAATTAAAAACCACTCTCACTCTGTTTGCAGTCTACAACTATCACACCCAAACCAGGAAGAAATTCTTACTATTTAATCACTGCAATCATTATGATGTCAGTCTAAAAAGTATTCAATAGTAACTGGTTCCTTTTATATTATCCTGAACGTATAGCCTGAAGGgcgatttctttttccatttttctttgctGATCTGTCCCTCTATCTTTAGCAATCCTCTCTAAGGCACTCCCCAAAGCAAAATCAGAACAGTGGCTTCCTAAGGACCGGAAGTACAAAAATCAGGATCGCCCCTGGTTGCATGTATGTGCCTTTCTGAACTAGAGAGCATCTCCCACCATGTGAATCCTCCTGgagatcagtgtgtgtgtgtttgcttaaGGATCCAAAATGAGTGGCAGTTTGGCGTTCCTTGCTTTAAAAgacttccctccccttcctttctgcTTTGTTTCAAAATCCCAGCCCTTGTTTGTCATTACTGTGTGTTCAGACATCTCCTCTAATCCCACTTAAATGCTACCTCCTAGAGATGCCACCTGGACATTCTGTTTATAGTCTGTATTTTGGGAGCTGAATGCCTAGAGATTTAGTCCGAAGAGATTGTCTCCATGCTTTCTGGGGAGGCAGAATGACATGCCTGAACAAAGGAACTTTAATCACTGATGCCTGAAGTTTGAACAaagtgtgtttgtgaaagaaaagGGTTTGGCAGCTGAGAGTTGTTCATA is a genomic window of Eublepharis macularius isolate TG4126 chromosome 1, MPM_Emac_v1.0, whole genome shotgun sequence containing:
- the KCNK7 gene encoding potassium channel subfamily K member 7, yielding MELRGVPRSWRYGLLLGAYLLFLLLGAAVLVALEGPPEEALRRELRAARASLLTEHRACLSAPQLERLLERLVAAGSYGVSGLGNVSGDENWEFTSALFFTASVLTTTGYGHTVPLSDGGKIFCILYSLLGIPMTLLLLACLLQHLLPFVSYRPVLYIHTRWGFSLPHVALAHAAGLGLATLGLFILIPAVCFWALEDNWNFLESVYFCFISLSTIGLGDYVPKGSSQPPLHELYELSITCYLLVGLLAMILTLETAYKLREVRAFIRFFAPARDTPGEDDDQVEILGRDQFALDTVSGAPPPDMPMEKETT